GCCGGACAGACCACAACAACAATAAGCAACATAATCAGGCTCATAGCCGAGCCGCTCTTCTTAACTTCTCCCAACGGCACCCTAATTCCCGTTCTCGCAGAATCCTACAATATATCGGATAATGGAACGGTCTACACAATATCTCTCAAGAAGGGGATAAAATTCCAGGACGGAGAGCCATTCAACGCTGAGGCAGTTAAGTTCACACTGGAGAGAATTCTCGATCCAAGCGTAAAAGTCCCCTCAAGAGGAAACTATCTCCTCATAGATAGAGTCGAGGTCGTTGACAACTACACTGTGAGAATATATCTGAAGAAACCATTCGCCCCATTCCTCGGAGTTCTTGCCTCTGCTTATATAGTTGCTCCAAATGCCACAAAGCAGCTTGGCGACAAGATAGCAACGTCGCCTGTTGGCATAGGCACGGGACCATATATCTTCAAAGAATGGGTCAAGGGAGATCACATAACCCTAGTTGCTAATCCGAACTACTGGAACGGAACTCCATACTTCAGTCAAATAATATTCAAGATAGTTCCAGATGCTAGCACAAGGGAGGCAATGCTCCTCTCAGGCGATCTTGACTTAATAATTCAGCCTCCAGCAAGCGATGTGGCCAGCCTGAGCTCCAGAAGCGATATCAAGGTAGCTAGCGTGATATCCACTAGGGAAATGTACATTGGGATAAATACAAAATATGGCCCCCTCTCCGATCCAAGAGTGAGGCAAGCCCTCAATTATGCCATAGACAAGACATCCCTCATAAAATACGTTCTCTTCGGTCTAGGCTCCCCAGTGGACTCGGTGCTTCCCCAGACATCTGTTGGATACATAAAAGTAGGGCCCTATCCCTATGATCCTCAGAAAGCTAAGCAGCTTCTCGCTGAAGCAGGCTATCCCAATGGCTTCTCAGTCACACTGATAACTCCGAACGGGAGATATCTATTCGACACGCAGGTAGCAGAAACAGTAGCGCAATATCTGAGAGACATAGGCCTTCAGGTATCAGTCAGAACCTATGACTGGCCCACATACGTCTCAACAGTACTGGCTCCACTGAATAGAACAGAGCTTCAACTGTTCCTCCTAGGCTGGTCTCCGAGCGTGCTGGACCCGTACTTCTACACATATCAGCTGTTCCACTCCTCTCAGTTCACTCCAAACGGCTTCAACAACTTCTTCTACAACAACACCACTGTGGATCAGCTATTGGAGCAGGGAGCAACAGTTACAGATCCTGACCTTAGGTCGCAGATATACCAGAACCTCACGAAAATACTATGGAATGATGCTCCAATGATATTCCTCTACTATCAAGCATTCGTTGTGGCATACAGGAGCACGCTAAGTAATGTCATAGTCTTCCCATACGAAATGGTTGACTTCGCAAGCATAAGAATGGGGTGATCCCTAAAGATGGCATTCATATCTTTTTTTGCTAGAAGGCTTTTCGGCATCATGATAGTAGTTTTCTCAGTTAGCATATTCATGTTCATCCTCCTCAGGTCGATTCCAGGAGATCC
The window above is part of the Fervidicoccaceae archaeon genome. Proteins encoded here:
- a CDS encoding ABC transporter substrate-binding protein, encoding MHSNKNNENHREKTSSNKRSLSTPSVLALIVVVAIVAAAAIFLSRGSSLQTQTTTTAAPTTTTTLSTTTSLPPTTTTTQQTTTQLGSGKTLKVGIGVDADTLDPAGQTTTTISNIIRLIAEPLFLTSPNGTLIPVLAESYNISDNGTVYTISLKKGIKFQDGEPFNAEAVKFTLERILDPSVKVPSRGNYLLIDRVEVVDNYTVRIYLKKPFAPFLGVLASAYIVAPNATKQLGDKIATSPVGIGTGPYIFKEWVKGDHITLVANPNYWNGTPYFSQIIFKIVPDASTREAMLLSGDLDLIIQPPASDVASLSSRSDIKVASVISTREMYIGINTKYGPLSDPRVRQALNYAIDKTSLIKYVLFGLGSPVDSVLPQTSVGYIKVGPYPYDPQKAKQLLAEAGYPNGFSVTLITPNGRYLFDTQVAETVAQYLRDIGLQVSVRTYDWPTYVSTVLAPLNRTELQLFLLGWSPSVLDPYFYTYQLFHSSQFTPNGFNNFFYNNTTVDQLLEQGATVTDPDLRSQIYQNLTKILWNDAPMIFLYYQAFVVAYRSTLSNVIVFPYEMVDFASIRMG